Proteins encoded together in one Phyllostomus discolor isolate MPI-MPIP mPhyDis1 chromosome 6, mPhyDis1.pri.v3, whole genome shotgun sequence window:
- the SCN2B gene encoding sodium channel subunit beta-2 isoform X1, giving the protein MGVGAGKMWLELLFGVLGKKVPPGRNMEVTVPTTLNVLNGSDARLACTFNSCYTVNHKQFSLNWTYQECSNCSEEMFLQFRMKIINLKLERFRDRVEFSGNPGKYDVSVTLKNVRIEDEGLYNCYIMNPPDRHRGHGRIHLQVLMEEPPERDSTVAVIVGASVGGFLAVVILVLMIVKCVRRKKEQKLSTDDLKTEEEGKTDGEGNADGGAK; this is encoded by the exons ATGGGGGTAGGGGCAGGAAAGATGTGGCTGGAGCTTCTCTTTGGTGTCCTTGGGAAGAAAG TGCCTCCAGGGCGGAACATGGAAGTCACAGTACCTACTACCCTCAATGTGCTCAATGGCTCTGATGCCCGCCTGGCCTGCACCTTCAACTCCTGCTACACAGTGAACCACAAACAGTTCTCCCTGAACTGGACTTACCAGGAGTGTAGTAATTGCTCTGAGGAGATG TTCCTCCAGTTCCGCATGAAGATCATTAATCTGAAGTTGGAGCGATTTCGAGACCGCGTGGAGTTTTCGGGGAACCCTGGCAAATACGATGTGTCAGTGACGCTGAAAAACGTGCGAATCGAGGATGAAGGCCTATATAACTGCTATATCATGAATCCACCTGACCGCCACCGTGGCCATGGCAGGATCCACCTGCAGGTCCTCATGGAag aGCCCCCTGAGCGGGATTCCACAGTGGCAGTGATCGTGGGAGCCTCTGTGGGGGGGTTCCTGGCTGTGGTCATCTTGGTGCTGATGATAGTGAAGTGcgtgaggaggaaaaaagagcagAAACTGAGCACGGATGACCTGAAGACTGAGGAGGAGGGCAAGACAGATGGTGAGGGCAATGCTGACGGTGGTGCCAAGTAA
- the SCN2B gene encoding sodium channel subunit beta-2 isoform X2 yields MHKDAWLPRPAFSLTGLSLFLSLVPPGRNMEVTVPTTLNVLNGSDARLACTFNSCYTVNHKQFSLNWTYQECSNCSEEMFLQFRMKIINLKLERFRDRVEFSGNPGKYDVSVTLKNVRIEDEGLYNCYIMNPPDRHRGHGRIHLQVLMEEPPERDSTVAVIVGASVGGFLAVVILVLMIVKCVRRKKEQKLSTDDLKTEEEGKTDGEGNADGGAK; encoded by the exons ATGCACAAAGATGCCTGGCTACCTCGCCCTGCTTTCAGCCTCACGGGGctcagtctctttctctctttgg TGCCTCCAGGGCGGAACATGGAAGTCACAGTACCTACTACCCTCAATGTGCTCAATGGCTCTGATGCCCGCCTGGCCTGCACCTTCAACTCCTGCTACACAGTGAACCACAAACAGTTCTCCCTGAACTGGACTTACCAGGAGTGTAGTAATTGCTCTGAGGAGATG TTCCTCCAGTTCCGCATGAAGATCATTAATCTGAAGTTGGAGCGATTTCGAGACCGCGTGGAGTTTTCGGGGAACCCTGGCAAATACGATGTGTCAGTGACGCTGAAAAACGTGCGAATCGAGGATGAAGGCCTATATAACTGCTATATCATGAATCCACCTGACCGCCACCGTGGCCATGGCAGGATCCACCTGCAGGTCCTCATGGAag aGCCCCCTGAGCGGGATTCCACAGTGGCAGTGATCGTGGGAGCCTCTGTGGGGGGGTTCCTGGCTGTGGTCATCTTGGTGCTGATGATAGTGAAGTGcgtgaggaggaaaaaagagcagAAACTGAGCACGGATGACCTGAAGACTGAGGAGGAGGGCAAGACAGATGGTGAGGGCAATGCTGACGGTGGTGCCAAGTAA